The following are encoded in a window of Streptomyces sp. 11x1 genomic DNA:
- a CDS encoding glycosyltransferase family 2 protein: MALQQAQVSVVVIGYDDAAHVTDAVRSALAQGPAVREVIAVDDCSTDGSADVLERLAGDEPRLRVVRRPVNSGGCGTPRNTGLDVVTSPYVMFLDSDDVLPPGAVDALLGAALEHDAPVASGLCVRRELPSGRETPWQPELYARRTLLEHSSQRAHLVHDTLCVNKLYRTSFLRERAIRFPEGRFPYEDFVFGARVLAAAPRVALVPDPVYVWHVRRSAARLSISLDRSDITNWRARLDADRLSYDILLGAGEKGPARAARTRFLDHSLRMYARELGLRGTEYQREWWTLTRAYLATFDEGDFAPAPAPGRVVARVILAADEPRDLPRLREMAARPARLTPPYARGADGSPVWSADLPQVELDHLLVRPVELLPAAVDAELRPRARGTVLRLRLHELYGRMAEAGPVTVQAEFTERNDGRVGFAGTAPLLAEAEGDSGAEEPDVDSWTADVPLDLAALGSGTWDLRLRLRFADGSRRETTAHAVAGAGLLRRSALFSARHGVLLVQPYATHAGALAVRLAPGWRGLTEVVRRRLKRLLH, encoded by the coding sequence ATGGCTCTTCAGCAGGCGCAGGTCTCCGTCGTCGTCATCGGGTACGACGACGCGGCCCATGTGACGGACGCCGTGCGCTCGGCGCTCGCGCAGGGGCCGGCCGTCCGTGAGGTGATCGCCGTCGACGACTGCTCGACCGACGGCAGCGCGGACGTGCTGGAGCGCCTCGCCGGGGACGAACCCCGGCTGCGGGTGGTCCGGCGCCCGGTCAACAGCGGCGGCTGCGGCACCCCGCGCAACACCGGGCTGGACGTCGTGACCTCGCCGTACGTCATGTTCCTGGACAGCGACGACGTGCTGCCGCCCGGCGCCGTGGACGCGCTGCTGGGGGCGGCTCTGGAGCACGACGCGCCGGTCGCGTCCGGGTTGTGCGTGCGCAGGGAGCTGCCGTCCGGCCGCGAGACCCCCTGGCAGCCCGAGCTGTACGCCCGGCGCACGCTGCTGGAGCACTCCTCCCAGCGCGCACACCTGGTGCACGACACCCTCTGCGTCAACAAGCTGTACCGGACCTCCTTCCTGCGCGAGCGCGCCATCCGTTTCCCCGAGGGCCGCTTCCCGTACGAGGACTTCGTCTTCGGCGCGCGCGTCCTGGCCGCCGCACCGCGCGTCGCGCTCGTCCCCGACCCGGTGTACGTCTGGCACGTGCGCCGATCGGCGGCCCGGCTGTCCATCTCCCTGGACCGCTCCGACATCACCAACTGGCGGGCCCGCCTGGACGCCGACCGACTGTCGTACGACATCCTGCTGGGCGCCGGTGAGAAGGGCCCGGCACGGGCCGCACGGACGCGCTTCCTCGACCACTCGCTGCGGATGTACGCCCGCGAGCTGGGCCTGCGCGGCACCGAGTACCAGCGCGAGTGGTGGACGCTGACACGCGCCTACCTGGCCACCTTCGACGAGGGCGACTTCGCGCCGGCGCCCGCGCCCGGCCGGGTCGTCGCCCGGGTGATCCTCGCCGCCGACGAGCCGCGCGACCTGCCCCGCCTCAGGGAGATGGCGGCCCGCCCGGCCCGGCTGACCCCGCCGTACGCCCGCGGGGCCGACGGCTCGCCCGTCTGGTCGGCCGATCTGCCGCAGGTGGAGCTGGACCATCTCCTCGTCCGCCCCGTGGAGCTGCTGCCCGCCGCCGTCGACGCGGAACTGCGGCCCCGCGCGCGGGGGACGGTGCTCCGACTGCGGCTCCACGAGCTGTACGGGCGGATGGCGGAGGCGGGGCCGGTGACCGTGCAGGCGGAGTTCACAGAACGGAACGACGGGCGGGTGGGCTTCGCCGGCACGGCGCCCCTCCTGGCCGAGGCGGAGGGCGACAGCGGCGCGGAGGAGCCGGACGTCGACAGCTGGACGGCGGACGTACCGCTGGACCTGGCCGCGTTGGGCAGCGGCACGTGGGACCTCCGGCTACGGCTGCGGTTCGCGGACGGCAGCCGTCGGGAGACCACCGCACACGCCGTCGCGGGCGCCGGGCTCCTCCGCCGGAGCGCACTGTTCAGCGCGCGCCATGGAGTGCTCCTGGTGCAGCCGTACGCGACCCACGCGGGGGCGCTCGCGGTGCGACTCGCGCCCGGTTGGCGAGGATTGACCGAGGTCGTCCGCCGACGCCTCAAACGCCTGCTTCACTGA